In one window of Kitasatospora sp. MMS16-BH015 DNA:
- the mreC gene encoding rod shape-determining protein MreC, protein MRDTRESRLLLILLVAVAFALITVDIKGGESSPLGGARRAAASVLGPVERAASGAVDPVAGTIRAVRDASTHQQRLDQITRENTELRQRVASSDAATGRTRQLDDLLRTAGAGGYTVKAAQVIAIGAAQGFSWTITIDAGSDDGLTRDMTVINGQGLVGRVTTVARTTATVLLASDPGFTAGARLEGSGEIGFANGQGTGPMRVSLLNGKAQVKPGDRLVTFGSQSGRPFVPGVPVGKVVKVEATPGELTKTVQVEPFVQFTRLDLVGVVVVPPRTDPRDAVLPPAPAANAPAAGAPAAPQQPATPPATTPTGGN, encoded by the coding sequence GTGAGGGACACCCGAGAGAGCCGACTCCTGCTCATCCTGCTGGTCGCCGTGGCCTTCGCGCTCATCACGGTCGACATCAAGGGCGGGGAGAGCTCGCCCCTGGGCGGCGCCAGACGCGCCGCCGCGAGCGTGCTCGGGCCGGTCGAGCGGGCCGCCTCCGGGGCGGTCGACCCGGTGGCCGGGACGATCCGCGCCGTCCGCGACGCGAGCACCCACCAGCAGCGGCTCGACCAGATCACCCGGGAGAACACCGAGCTGCGCCAGCGGGTCGCCTCCTCGGACGCCGCCACCGGCCGCACCCGCCAGCTGGACGACCTGCTGCGCACCGCCGGCGCGGGCGGCTACACCGTCAAGGCCGCCCAGGTGATCGCGATCGGCGCCGCCCAGGGCTTCTCCTGGACGATCACCATCGACGCCGGCAGCGACGACGGCCTCACCCGCGACATGACCGTCATCAACGGCCAGGGCCTGGTCGGCCGGGTCACCACGGTGGCCCGCACCACCGCCACCGTGCTGCTCGCCTCCGACCCCGGCTTCACCGCCGGGGCCCGGCTGGAGGGCAGCGGCGAGATCGGCTTCGCCAACGGCCAGGGCACCGGCCCGATGCGGGTCTCGCTGCTCAACGGCAAGGCCCAGGTCAAGCCCGGCGACCGGCTGGTCACCTTCGGCTCGCAGAGCGGCCGCCCGTTCGTGCCCGGCGTGCCGGTCGGCAAGGTGGTCAAGGTCGAGGCGACCCCGGGCGAGCTGACCAAGACCGTCCAGGTCGAGCCCTTCGTCCAGTTCACCCGGCTGGACCTGGTCGGCGTGGTGGTCGTCCCGCCGCGCACCGACCCGCGGGACGCGGTGCTGCCGCCCGCCCCGGCCGCCAATGCCCCGGCGGCCGGTGCCCCGGCGGCACCCCAGCAGCCCGCCACCCCGCCCGCGACCACTCCCACCGGGGGGAACTGA
- the mreD gene encoding rod shape-determining protein MreD, which translates to MRTSRIPLAAVLLLLALVLQVSVLGRLQLPGATPDLLLLVVVGLALVYGPAAGCAVGFAGGLLADLAPPSDHAIGRYALVLCLLGYATGLLRPEGGRQRSAVSALIVVAGAAVVSTLLYATVGALVGDTAARHVGLGGLVFSALLYDVLLAPFVVPAVMALARRFDGGPVTTESSDGSGSGLGTLSRYRTTREVSSVPTYGKSAFGRKKRIPGLAKRP; encoded by the coding sequence GTGCGCACCAGCCGCATCCCGCTCGCCGCCGTCCTGCTGCTGCTCGCCCTGGTGCTCCAGGTGAGCGTGCTCGGCCGGCTCCAACTGCCCGGCGCCACCCCCGACCTGCTGCTGCTCGTGGTGGTCGGCCTGGCCCTGGTCTACGGCCCGGCGGCCGGCTGCGCGGTCGGCTTCGCCGGCGGCCTGCTGGCCGACCTGGCCCCGCCCTCCGACCACGCGATCGGCCGCTACGCCCTGGTGCTCTGCCTGCTCGGCTACGCCACCGGCCTGCTCCGCCCCGAGGGCGGCCGGCAGCGCTCGGCGGTCAGCGCGCTGATCGTGGTGGCCGGCGCGGCCGTGGTCTCCACCCTGCTGTACGCGACCGTCGGCGCCCTGGTCGGCGACACCGCCGCCCGGCACGTGGGCCTCGGCGGCCTGGTGTTCAGCGCACTGCTCTACGACGTGCTGCTGGCCCCCTTCGTGGTGCCGGCCGTGATGGCCCTGGCCCGCCGCTTCGACGGCGGCCCGGTGACCACCGAGAGCAGCGACGGCTCGGGCTCGGGCCTCGGCACCCTCTCCCGCTACCGCACCACCCGCGAGGTCTCCTCGGTGCCCACGTACGGCAAGAGCGCCTTCGGGCGCAAGAAGCGCATCCCCGGCCTGGCCAAGCGCCCGTAG
- the ndk gene encoding nucleoside-diphosphate kinase — MSQRTLVLLKPDAVKRGLAGEIISRIERKAGWQLAAVELRTFDRATLEQHYEEHVGRPFYEPLLEFMTSGPSLALIVEGENVVPGIRALAGATDPLQAGPGTIRGDFATITRENLIHASDSEASAEREIKIFFPSHA; from the coding sequence GTGTCCCAGCGCACTCTCGTCCTGCTCAAGCCCGACGCCGTCAAGCGCGGCCTGGCCGGCGAGATCATCAGCCGGATCGAGCGCAAGGCGGGCTGGCAGCTCGCGGCGGTCGAGCTGCGCACGTTCGACCGCGCCACGCTGGAGCAGCACTACGAGGAGCACGTCGGCCGCCCGTTCTACGAGCCGCTGCTCGAGTTCATGACCTCGGGCCCCTCGCTCGCGCTGATCGTCGAGGGCGAGAACGTGGTGCCGGGCATCCGCGCGCTGGCCGGTGCCACCGACCCGCTGCAGGCCGGCCCGGGCACCATCCGCGGCGACTTCGCGACCATCACCCGCGAGAACCTGATCCACGCCTCCGACTCCGAGGCCTCGGCCGAGCGCGAGATCAAGATCTTCTTCCCCTCGCACGCCTGA
- a CDS encoding rod shape-determining protein, with product MSFIGRDMAIDLGTANTLVYVRGKGIVLNEPSVVAVNTNTGGILAVGSEAKKMIGRTPGNIVAIRPLKDGVIADFEITERMLRYFILKIHRRRYLARPRVVVCVPSGITGVERRAVIEASSQAGARQVHIIEEPMAAAIGAGLPVHEATGNMVVDIGGGTTEVAVISLGGIVTAQSIRVAGDELDNAIVQHIKKEYSLLLGERSAEQIKMSIGSAFGLEGEKDEHAEIRGRDLVSGLPKTVVISAAEVREAIDEPVNSIIDAVKTTLDQCPPELAGDVMDRGIVLTGGGALLRGLDERLRRETGMPIHIAENPLDSVALGSGKCVEEFEALQQVLDAQPRR from the coding sequence CTGTCGTTCATCGGCCGTGACATGGCGATCGACCTCGGCACTGCCAATACGCTGGTGTACGTCAGGGGCAAGGGGATCGTGCTCAACGAGCCGTCCGTCGTCGCGGTGAACACCAACACCGGCGGCATCCTGGCGGTCGGCTCCGAGGCCAAGAAGATGATCGGCCGCACCCCCGGCAACATCGTGGCCATCCGCCCGCTCAAGGACGGCGTGATCGCCGACTTCGAGATCACCGAGCGGATGCTGCGGTACTTCATCCTGAAGATCCACCGCCGCCGCTACCTGGCCCGCCCGCGGGTCGTGGTCTGCGTGCCCAGCGGCATCACCGGGGTCGAGCGCCGCGCCGTGATCGAGGCCAGCTCGCAGGCGGGCGCGCGCCAGGTGCACATCATCGAGGAGCCGATGGCGGCCGCGATCGGCGCCGGCCTGCCGGTGCACGAGGCCACCGGCAACATGGTGGTGGACATCGGCGGCGGCACCACCGAGGTGGCCGTGATCTCGCTCGGCGGCATCGTCACCGCGCAGTCCATCCGGGTGGCCGGCGACGAGCTGGACAACGCGATCGTCCAGCACATCAAGAAGGAGTACTCGCTCCTGCTGGGCGAGCGCAGCGCCGAGCAGATCAAGATGAGCATCGGCTCCGCCTTCGGCCTGGAGGGCGAGAAGGACGAGCACGCCGAGATCCGCGGCCGCGACCTGGTCAGCGGCCTGCCCAAGACCGTGGTGATCTCCGCCGCCGAGGTGCGCGAGGCCATCGACGAGCCGGTCAACTCGATCATCGACGCCGTCAAGACCACCCTGGACCAGTGCCCGCCCGAGCTCGCGGGCGACGTGATGGACCGTGGGATCGTGCTCACCGGCGGCGGCGCCCTGCTGCGCGGCCTGGACGAGCGGCTGCGCCGCGAGACCGGCATGCCGATCCACATCGCGGAGAACCCGCTGGACTCCGTCGCACTCGGCTCCGGCAAGTGCGTCGAGGAGTTCGAGGCGCTCCAGCAGGTGCTCGACGCCCAGCCGCGTCGCTGA